The DNA window ACCGACATGCTCAACcacgggctcggcgtcggcccgcTCAAGCTCAacctcgccgacatcgactggcccgacggcgtgcaggacaagctcgacgtgctcaacgacgcgctgctcgggCTCTTCGTCCTCTACGCCCTGGCCATGGGCTTCAGCGGGCTCGCCATGTTCgccaacaccgccgccctcgtcctgccgccgcaggggccgccgccgttttcctaccgcccgcccgtcgtgcTCGCCAACCTTgtgctcggcgcgctgggcgccCTCTCGTGCCTCATCGGgagcatcgtcgtctccgtcgcggGCCGCAAGGGCGTGCGCGAGATCAACGACAAgggcgcccgcgtcggcctgTCCGCCGAGCGCGGCACCAAGTTCTACGTCCTGACGTGGATTTCCACGGGCTTCatgatgggcgtcgccgtgttCTGGCTGGCCCAGTTCATGGCCCTGCGGCGCAAGAAGGCGGCTGCGGTGCAGCAGAGCGAGAAGGGCATGGACTGATGACCTCGTTTGGTTACGCCCGAGAGTTGTGAAAAAGGCACATGTCATATCGCGAGTGGCATGCAAGTGTTGGAGCGGCACTGCTTTGGCGTTGGACCCTGTTGTTCACTTTTCGGCGGCATTTTTGTGTTGCGGGTGCGCCTCATACGACACGATACCTCTTGATGCTGGTTTCCCGCATCTGCTCCCTCTACTCCATCTAGAAACCTGCACCCGGGCATCTGGAATGTCCGAGGCAGTCTACTTAATACAAAATAATCCCAAGTTTGAAAGGCTAttctccgcctcgccgtctccaCGTTTCCAAAGTCTTGGGGCTGTAGCACTCGCAAGATATGGACTCGCTTACAAGCATCGCTGACGCACCTAGTGGAGCGGTTATTGTGGCAGTGGCACCAAGCTTGAAACACCAAAAATCGGCGGTTTTGATTGCTGCGCAGCCAGCAAACAATGCCCAGCCAGACAGTTGCAAGTTTGGGTGTCACCTGGCACATCCACAGGGGTCCCCTAAGCCGCTCAGCCACTAACATCCAGAGATCTGCCCCCCAGATCAACACCAAGGTGGCGCTACTAATAACCCCACGCTCCCCTACCACCGCCATTTGCGTCatccagcaccgccgccgctgacaaCAAACACCAAGCCCCCTCCCTACCCACTCGCAATCTGCCCTTTTTCATGCTCGGCGTCCTCCTTTCACCTCTCGAGcatccatcgtcatcgtcgtcgtcgtcgtcaccgccgctgcagccccgACGACAATGCCCGCCGACCTGGAACACAGCTCATCCAGCGAGGCCGAGTCGTtgctcggccgcggccagcgccgcatgaagcgcttcttcgacggcttcgtcgacttTGCCTTTCAGGGCAACATTTTGCAGATTGCCTTTGGCTTGATGTGCGCCGACTCCCCCACTCGACACGGCCTAATAAGCAGACATGACAAGACAGGCGAATGAATGAATGCTGACCGCGGGGAAACAAAACAAACACAGTCTCGCCAACATCTTCACCGACCTCGTCAAGTCCTTTGTCAGCGCCATCCTCATGCCCCCGCTCTCCGTCATCTTCCCCGTCAACAAGAACATTGAGCAAAAGTTCGCCGTGCTGCGGTACGGCAGCGGGTACAATGCCACCACGGGGTACAACACGCTGTTCCAGGCGcaggaggacggcgccgtcgtcatggcctACGGGTAGGTCGGTGTGCCAAAGAATGGAAGAGGCGAAAAGGGGAAAATTCCCGATcagagaggagagagagagagagagcgctCAACGTGTGACTCGACAGGTCCTTCATCTACCAGGTCGTCTCCTTCATCATGGTCGGCTTCTCGCTCTACGGCCTCGCCCACATCTACACCCTCGTGTCCAACGACCCCATCATCAAGTACACCAAGAAGTGCAAGTACTGTCGCAAGCGCATAAACGAAAAGGTCAGACCACATGGACTTCTTTCATGCAGAAACCACGGCACCGACAGAGGGATGCTGACCTTCCTACGTACAGTGTCTGCGATGCATCAACTGCACCAGCTGGCAAGACGGACGCGAGGATCGCCTCGCCACGTAACACGCAAATCCCCATCTATACGACAGCTAACGCAGCCATATAATGTCTCGTCGATTCATCCAAGGCCTTGCGTCAGTTGCTGATATATACCCACGAAAATCTACAGCGCCCCAGCATCTTGCATACAGTTCTTTAGCATAGAACCACATGTTGCCCCGGGCATTCGCCCAACACACGTCCGGCTCAGCGCCCGGCCACCCCCCTCGTCCTCACCCTCGTCGCATgccagcaccgcctcgcAATCCGGCGTCAGCAGCACATctccgccatcgccagcctGTCCCAGTGGCTCGCGTCCGTCCTCCGCACCGCGCGCCGGATCCACTCGTCCGTCGCCAcgaaggcgccgcgccgagacGGCAGCGCGTGCAGCACGAGGACGCCGTACACGagcaccgacgccgacacccCGACCAGGATGTTGCCCGCGTTGACGAGGCGGTCCATCTTGGGGCGCGCCGGCAAAACTTCGACTCTGTCCTTGACTTGCCTGGGCTCCTTGTTTGCAGGCCGCGCCAGCGAAGAAACTTCTACGTCTTGCTGCAGTTACGGGGGTAAAGAGAACTCTCTACTGGGGTTCTTAGGGCTGTTGcttctacttcgtactttgtagtCCTGTAAAGGGCACGTCTTTGCGTGCAGAGCGCGTGGGCTCGTCTACAGAGAGATGCCCGATGCCGCAAGAGGGATGCACGGTTTAGAAGATGACGGTGAAGGAGACAGAACTACGGACAGCCACGCAGAACGCCGTTTTATGCGTGTCTGGTACTGCTGTGAATGGGTCAACCCTCATGTACGACATGCATATCTAGGTGAGCCTTGTCACGGAGTGAGCGGGGCGCGGGTCGCTTCCCAACCTTTTTTTGTCTTTGATTTGTTTTGCCGTGATATTATATTATGTATATgatatacgaagtatatTGTAGGTTGTAGTTCTTATTTGTAAATTTCATGTATTATAGAGAATCGCCCACCTCCACCGTTGCCGTTCAACTGACATCACGTCACGGTTGCTGCGGTGCGATAGTCACTGCGAACACATCAACACAACGTGCCCGAATTGTCATCCGTGACGCACAGCAACAAGCCCCCGCCCCTCTCTACATCATCATagcaccaccaaccaccgccgcgacacCCGCCAGGACCGCATTCTGCGTCACCGCAGGGCCGGCCGCattcgttgtcgtcgtcgacgacgctgaggAAGACtttgccgcggcgccggagccggaggcAGTCGCGGACACGGACGCGGACGCGCCGGTGGACGCGCCAGTGCTGCTGGCACCGGTGGTGGGCTTGGCCTGGGCGTCGGTCTGCGTGGCGCCGGGGGCGGGAGCCGagagcttgtcgaggccggcggtgacggtgacggggATCATGAGCGACTTGTAGCCGGTGAGGACCTCGCTCGTGCTGGTCTGCATCGTGGTCTCGCCGTCCAGCTGGGACTCGGTGGCGACGCACGTGGCgacgtccttggcggcgtcgagcttgcaGTTGGCGTCCTGGGCTCTGCAGACATATACACGTGCGATAGTTAGTCCCATGTtctcaacgacgacgacgaccaggggggtaaggggggggggatgatggtAGCAGAAGCAGGCAAAAGCGAGCGCAGTGACGTACGCGACGGTCGAGCTATCGCCCAGGGACATGGACACGCCGAAGCTCAGCGACCAGGTCTCGGGCCCCTGCAGGACGGTAAAGGTGCCGGGGAAGCCGCAGTCCTCGGGCTTGACGCCGGgggcgcaggcgacggcAAAGGTGGTGAGCttgggctcggcgtcgacgacggagccgacgaggtcctgcTTGTCGAACAGGGGGAACAGGACGGGGACCACGgtcgtggtgctgctgctgccgctgtcggcggcgagggcggcgccggcgagggcggtcgtcgcggcgaggagggcggcgagggagcgggccattttcttcttctttttctttttttggTGGGGGGATTCCTTGCTCGTTTGGGCtgagggcgatgacgactCGGGGCGGATTGAAACGAGCGGAAGCGTGCGAGCGCaggcgacgagacggacggacgagcgagcgagcgtgagtgagtgagggagCGACTGGCGAGGACGGAGAGAGAGGTTACACGACAGAGAGACTGAAGGAGAGACGGACGCGGCACATCAGGGGCGGGAGAAAGTCAACtagtagtaggtactaaTATAGTAAGGTAGGACTCGCCACGACGACTTGGCATCGCGAGTGCCAAGAAGTGCTTTTGTTTGGGAGCCCCGTAGGTCGCGCCACCGACCGTCTGCGCTACTAGTCTTGGTGGTTCCATGCGTGGCAACGTAGTCCTTGCACaaggagtagtagtagtcgcgTTCATCGTTGCGTCGTTTCTGACTACGCGAGATTTGCCGCGGAGTGCCGGTAGTATTAAGGTAAGCCATGATAGGTTGTGCAACccgcggcagtggcggctgTCACCAAgcgaaagagagagagaaagaagagCCCGGCGCGGCTTTATCCCCATCGAGTCTACGGAGTAACTAGCAACGGAGACGACGGTAACTAGGTACGTTAGTAGCTTGGAAACCCCGGGCGCATGGAGACGTTGCATGAATGAGCGACTGCCGGCTAATTAGGTGGATATAAGATGACGTTTCTGCAGGACACAGAGGAGGAGCGGTACATTAATTAGtagggggcaggcaggcaggcatcaAAAGTCGAGACGGGGCCCAGCGAAGCCGTCGACAAGACGTTTGTTTACATGTACAAGTGAAAGGGGTCGCCAGAGATCCAACCCAACAACATCTTGGGTTTGAGCAGCAACATGCATTGGGCGGCACTGGGGCAGGAGGGGCAGggacggcgccagcagctggctTGGGGGGCGAGCAACAGATGCCGGCACTTTCGTCGGCCCACTGCCGCCAACGACcaaggaagaaaaaaaaaaggagtTGGCCTGCTTGGCGGATGCAATCGTCAACTCGACAGGGGCAAGGCATCCACGGCATCTCCGAGGACGTTGCTCGTGCGTTTCGTTCATGCACGTACGTAGTAGGGTTGCACGTACCTGTAGTAACAACAGCACAGGTACGATATGTACCACTAACCTATACCTAATAACGGGGCTCCTGCTTgtacgtactgtatgtatgAGCGCCGTCTCACTCATCATCTGACGTGTGATGTGAGGGGGGGAGGTCATAAGGGCTTGTTTGGCGTTCCAAGGTTAGGTTTGCAGAGCAGAGGATTGAGCCGACTGTCGCGCGGGCTCTCGGTTCGTGCCGGATTGGCGGCGCACGAGGCAACCATGACACACACTGCGGTGTCGAGACCGGGTAAATACATTGTCCAAGTACGGTGTGAGATGATGCGGAATTGCGAGGAGGGGCTTGAGAATCGCTTGTCGCCAAGCACCCGCAATGCTTTGCCGCCCATCCAAAGGCAAGCATGAAGGACgagtgcagtgcagtgcagtgctgTCCGCGAGGTGtgcgtatactgtactgcCTACCAAATCATACCTAggggcagcccagccagccagcccgcagcgggcacacgcacgcacgcacgcacgcgccgTCTGTCCGATGTCGCGCAGGCAGAGCAGAGGcacaggcgcaggcgcagcgcaacCCGAGAGCTTTGACAATCATGACGCGAAAAgagccgcccttgccgggaggggggaggggggaggggagaagccttggcgccgcgccttggGTCGGCATCGTGAGCGCTCTTGGCGGTCGGTCACCAGCAGTTCTGGGTAGGTAGTTGCTAGGTATGTTACCTGGTCCGGTGgtactgcagcagcagcagcttcgaGGGGCAGGCAATTGATTTGATTTGATTTGGTTCGAGGCGCGGTGGCGAGCGCCGACTCAGCTAACACCGGGGGGCGCCTTGgcgtgccgccgcctttgcgcTCGTGCAACCTCGAGCGTTCGTTTTCGCGGCTTGGCAGAGTCTACACGTGCCGAGAGGCGCATGCGCAAAAAAGGACAGAGGCTTGAGAGGGTACAACGACAGGTATAGATGTGGCAACGTCAGACAGTATACCTacggccctcgtcctcgtcgcgtAACACAAcgaaacccccccccccccccccggcacGGCAGCAGGACAGAATATCCGGATGATGgaagagctgcagcaggggCCGGGGGCCATTGAACCAACATAGCATCTgccaacgacgaccgcgccgcaccgcgccgccgcgctggatCGCACACCATCATCGGCTTGCGCATGCGGCAAGTGGACGGCATCGAACCCCGGGGCGCCATGTTGAGTCCGTCTTTTTGATCATCAGCgaccgcctgcccgcctgcctgcccggtGGTGCCAAGCGTCAAGGGACCTCGATTCAGTCAAGAGGGCCGGCCCAACAAGCAGGCAGTGTTCGTGCATGCGTggtagtacttcgtagttaCGAAACAACCAACGTTGGCGTCTGCTCTCCGGCAGTCGGGACCACCCTGGGCTGCAGCAAACTAACGATGGTACCTGGTATAATGgtatacgtacgtacgcacgcagGTCGACGTCAAAGACGCCCGGACGCTCGTTCCACCACAGCCCTCTCTCTGTCAGTCATCGTGTAGCTACGGTACTTGGTGCATACCCGCGCACCGCTATGTAGCCAAGGTACCGCTAGTATGGAGCGCTGATACAGGCTGgcgggcctcgagcgcgctGTCAGACTCATGCCAAGAGCCGCCGGgtacggcggcgtcggcactAATCTCGTTtcgcccgcctgctcgtcccCGAGACCCAAAAGACGACGACTGCCCAGACTGTGAACCAAGACCTCCCGTCTCTTTGGCTCGCATTTCTTGccgtccatcgccgccgcttcttcttcttctttctcctcctcctcatcctccttcctctcctcccgcccatcgccaacgctcgtcgcccgccgcacACGCTCCATGGACACCAGTCCCTGACCCCCCCCGACCCCCCGACCCGTCGCGCCGACCGCCCGCTGACGCAGCaccgccaacggcgacgacgacgccgccgtcgttcaACCCACCGCCCGTCATGCCCGCGCCTGGCCTCCGatcgtcgctggcggcctGCCTCCTCGCGCTGTCTCTCCGATGCAGTCCGTGTCGCGCGACCCCCAGCCAGACGGCTCCGACGCCCACCATAACCACCGCGCCCGTCTTCATCCCCGACTACCCCAGCCAGTCATGGTCGCTCTTCCGCGGGAGCGTCCTCTCCACGGTGCGCCCACCCCCCCAATGCCGATCCCTGATCCCTGGCGCCCTGGCCCTACGCGGGGACACCCGGCCGAGACTGACAACCGAGCGTGTGTGTTGCAGAACCAGACGGCCAGCGAGACGACGTATACAATCTTCTGCCCGACagacacgcccgccgcgtgcgACATCTCCCTCGAGTTCcccttcatcatcgtcgagggccagAGCACGCTCAAGTTCCACGGGACCTTGACCTCCACCTAGtatgctgcgctgcgccctccctccctcccccactGCATCGACACCGGTGACGACGGTGTTGCTGACCCGTCTTCGTTTGCTTAGCATTGCCGACCTCGCGTGCAACATGAACGgaacgacggccgccacctgCTCGGGCTACTCGAGCTACGCCTCGGGCTACACCAACGGGCACCACACCGGCCCTACCGAGGTTTCGTGGACCTCGACGCTGTCCGGCTCCCACGTTCAGTGGGGCGTGCTCACGCTGACCGacaagccgacgacgacggacaaCAGCCTCAACGTCACACCGACTGACATCACCGTACCCACCGTGGCCTCTTCGGTGCTCTACGGTCCCAACATCACAAGTACAAGCGCTGGCGGAAGCACAGTAGTCGATAGATGCCTGTTGAgcgtggccgtgggcgccgccctACTTGTCGCGGCTGTCTCTGGCTAGCAGCGCGTACCATATGGTCCATGGTGAGAAAGAGGTCTGGGTCGGCGGACGGAAAGCTGGATATACCCCTgggagaagagaagaaagGTGATGGACCACGGAAGGCTGGACTGGCATGGTGTTGGTggtagaggaggaggaggaggaggaggaggaggaggaactcggcctcgtcgtcggcgtcatcggaCCTGATGCCCCGCCTTTTGCACTCGATAGTCGGTCACGTCTGGCCGCCGGATGGcgagagccagagccagagcatagcgttgcgttgcgttgggATTCATGAATTCGCTCGAGGGAGCGTTGCAccggcgctgggcgtggtCTCGGGGAGGCTTTCGATTCGGGTTGTACGCGGAGTTTGGGTTCGGCCAAGAGTCGCAGATTCGGAATCTACCACGCGGCGCTTTTGTTCAAAGCAGAACCCCTGTGCAACTTGTGCTCATATGACCCAGACCCATGTAAAACTTCGCGCCACGGTGACGTggatcgacgccgccgtcggggcaAGCAAAGGCCGGAAGATGAAGAGTCGAAGTTCGGATTTCGATGAGGATGCTCAACATGAACCGCTATGCCTATTTCCAAAGCTCAAGAACCAAGACTGCCGATGACTTTGTTCCTGAAGGCTTGGCTTCCCTTACATAAGGCCAGCATCGCGGCCGAGCGAATCCCACCATTGGCCTTACGCGGGACTgttgggggcggcgcgcggtTGCACGAGATGCCCGGTGTTGGCTCAGAGCGTGTCACCGTCGCATATATGATGAAAATCGTCGGGGTACGATGTGTATGTACTACCTTCTTGGCAGCACATATGTGCATCTCGGGCGGACCTCGACtgaagaggggggggggacggtTCCCGTCCAGGCAAATCATGACTTTGTGCGgagctcttcgtcgtcgtcgtcgtcgtcgtctatAGTCTTTTGAGCTTGCCACGGGCCTGCTATGTGGCTATTGGAGGCGCGTTGAGAGGCGTAGCCGTGATGCTGTCCGTCTCATGCTGCTGTATGATGGTGTTTGCGGGGGCTGCGtgggcggcccgcgcgtgcgtaggtacttcgtaccttgtTCGTGTGGGGGtggcgggctgcgcggcACACGATTGGCCAGGAAAAAGAAAAGGGGACTGTCTGTGCGAACAGGCACTCTCATACCAAAACCACTGATAACTTACAAAGTGGTTGACATCCCCAAGCAACCGCATCTGCCCAGCAAACGTCACTCACACCTCGATGTCAAGATATACTCCTAAATTCTTCCTTTGGCTATTTATCCGGTTGTAGATAGTCCGTAAACCCTGCTGAAGGTCCATCCCGATTCGTCATGTAGCCAAAGCGCTTTggctcctcgagcaccagCGGAGGCATGTCCTTGTTCTCATCAAGCCTGGTAAATGTGTCCTGCTGCCTCTCCCATACATCTCTCCCTTctctcaccgccgccgcgatccTGTCCTTGTCTCGATACGGTTCAGCATTCATCCACCCGTGGGAGAAGCTGGCCATCTTGTTAAGGAACTGCTCTATTGTCGcgaagcagctgctgcaaTGCCACCCTGCGTTATTCAACACGCCCTTTTCTCGGCCGCGGAATGGGGCAAACCCGCCATCCCCATTGCGCAGGTTGGTGGGCTTGAGGGTGCGTGATCCTTCGTAGTACGTTGCTTGCGGGTGCTGCCATTCCGGTCCAGTGTGTAGGAACTGAaaggagtagtagtagaatTTAGAAGCGAGCGTGAGGCGTCGGTGGTAGTTGCAAGAGCGTAGCACGAGTAGCGCTTGCGGACGGGGGAtctcgtcaacgtcggcaACCACAATGACGTCCCCTTGAACCGGAAACCTTTGCCCCTTCAATCCAAGCATAACCTGCTCGTACATGGCGTCCCGCTGCAAGTCTTCATAGTCCCACGCACGATGCGGGTTGAACGTGGTTGGAAACTGTAACTCATGATAAATCATCTTATCATGGTAGCGACGGAACTTGCCCCAGTTTTCCTTGATGATAAGGGGCTTGTCCTCGCCCTGGAATGTCTTCGGCGACTCCACAATGATAAAATAGTCGACATGGTCGTATATCGTGTTGAGCCGAATCTCGAGAAAGTCCAGTTCCGAATTCACCATGACGAGGTCGTATACTTTGCGCTCACCGGAAACTCTGCGCGGCTTGAAAACCGAGAACCCATGCGCGGCGCAAAACTCACGCGCCACCTTGGAGGTGTAGTACTCTGCATGTCTCTGGTCGCGATCCGTGGTCGCCTTTAAAAAGTCtagcggcgggagcggcgcgctCGTGATTTCATGGAAGCCGCCACTATGCGGCACGGGCAGGAAGAACACCCACCAGATCAAAGAGAAGACTCCTACGCCAAGGATAAGTCTAGCACGCGATTTACATGCCATTATTGGTGATTTAGAGATGGGCGGTTCTTGAGATCATGCTTTTAAAATAAATTTCATCCGGTGGCCGCGTGGCCATTTCCCTTACCGATGTTATATGCTAGGATTACCGTGCGCAGCCTGACTGCAACGTCGACAGAGTGAAACATGTCAGAatgcgtcgtcgcgcgcggtGTGACTGCCAATCCCTGTAGCCGTTGAGATCCATGTGCATTAATGAGGCTGTGGTTTGTGCATAGTACTCTGTGTGCAAAACACAGAGTACTACTAGTGCTATTCGCACTGGAGAAAAACTCTCGACGTAGAGGCGTTCCACTTTCTGAATCGTTTTCTGGCCAATCCTGCGCCGCACATTCCGCCACACCCGGATGCCGTCCGCCGCTAAGGCTAGCGCCCGGCCACCCCATGGAAACGGgtcgcgccgcagctgcctCACAATCATGTAACACACGCACACAGGTTCTGACTACGTACGTGTCCGCCAACGGTCGAACGATGGAGAATTATCTTTTGAAACATGGGACATCTTCCAAAAGATTGTCGTAGCCATCCATCTCTTAGTCTCCCTCATCAGCTAAAGTATAAGCCTTATCCTTTCAGCTTAAAAACCATCCTTTGGTGCATAGAGACACCACTTCTCACAAGTCTCTCCATCCGGAACGCAGATGGATTTGCAGTGGTTTCCACACCAAGTGCAGCTTCCATGCTCAGCGGCATAGCAGCTTCCATCGCCAATCTTGCAGCCGCCACCAAGGTGAACACACTCCCGGCATCGCTTCTCCAATCCACGGCGTTCGTGGGGCTAGTAATGAGTATTGTTAACAGCTCTGCTTTCTATGATGAGTGTAGGCGGTATAACATACAACCTCACGGACCAGAGTCACTCCATCGCGCTCTGTAACTTCAATCCCCATTGGCAAACTGGCGGGATTGGCGGCTGCGCAAGAAATGATTGTGTATGCCAGGGTGGCAATGGTCAGAAAGTTGGTCTTCATGGTGGATCGTGCGGAGGAGTTGAATCGAGGAGTTGAGTCTAATCCGTGAATATGAACAGAAGTAACAGCGGTGTGATGGTATCTTTAACGGAATGGGGATCATGGATTGGTTTTATACCCTCGAAGGAGAATGATCTTCATCCATCATACCAACTTCTGCTGCATGAGGGCCGCGGTTTAGACCCCTCTCAGACGGTACGCTGAAGGACCCTTGGAACCAGGCTCGGGGAGCGGGCTGAAAGATTTCCCAAATTGGGCACTACCACTCTCTTGTTCTTGCATTATGCAATGAGACATTGTATATAGCCAGCTGATTTTTAATTTGTCTGACGCCTACGATCCTTGCGGCCGCGTCT is part of the Purpureocillium takamizusanense chromosome 7, complete sequence genome and encodes:
- a CDS encoding uncharacterized protein (EggNog:ENOG503PG4U) translates to MPAPGLRSSLAACLLALSLRCSPCRATPSQTAPTPTITTAPVFIPDYPSQSWSLFRGSVLSTTASETTYTIFCPTDTPAACDISLEFPFIIVEGQSTLKFHGTLTSTYIADLACNMNGTTAATCSGYSSYASGYTNGHHTGPTEVSWTSTLSGSHVQWGVLTLTDKPTTTDNSLNVTPTDITVPTVASSVLYGPNITSTSAGGSTVVDRCLLSVAVGAALLVAAVSG
- a CDS encoding uncharacterized protein (SECRETED:SignalP(1-26~SECRETED:cutsite=CRA-TP~SECRETED:prob=0.7234)~EggNog:ENOG503PG4U); protein product: MQSVSRDPQPDGSDAHHNHRARLHPRLPQPVMVALPRERPLHGAPTPPMPIPDPWRPGPTRGHPAETDNRACVLQNQTASETTYTIFCPTDTPAACDISLEFPFIIVEGQSTLKFHGTLTSTYIADLACNMNGTTAATCSGYSSYASGYTNGHHTGPTEVSWTSTLSGSHVQWGVLTLTDKPTTTDNSLNVTPTDITVPTVASSVLYGPNITSTSAGGSTVVDRCLLSVAVGAALLVAAVSG
- a CDS encoding uncharacterized protein (TransMembrane:1 (o6-26i)), whose amino-acid sequence is MDRLVNAGNILVGVSASVLVYGVLVLHALPSRRGAFVATDEWIRRAVRRTDASHWDRLAMAEMCC
- a CDS encoding Beta-1,4-mannosyl-glycoprotein 4-beta-N-acetylglucosaminyltransferase (CAZy:GT17~COG:G~TransMembrane:1 (i7-27o)~EggNog:ENOG503NUGT), which gives rise to MACKSRARLILGVGVFSLIWWVFFLPVPHSGGFHEITSAPLPPLDFLKATTDRDQRHAEYYTSKVAREFCAAHGFSVFKPRRVSGERKVYDLVMVNSELDFLEIRLNTIYDHVDYFIIVESPKTFQGEDKPLIIKENWGKFRRYHDKMIYHELQFPTTFNPHRAWDYEDLQRDAMYEQVMLGLKGQRFPVQGDVIVVADVDEIPRPQALLVLRSCNYHRRLTLASKFYYYSFQFLHTGPEWQHPQATYYEGSRTLKPTNLRNGDGGFAPFRGREKGVLNNAGWHCSSCFATIEQFLNKMASFSHGWMNAEPYRDKDRIAAAVREGRDVWERQQDTFTRLDENKDMPPLVLEEPKRFGYMTNRDGPSAGFTDYLQPDK
- a CDS encoding uncharacterized protein (COG:M~EggNog:ENOG503P3V8~TransMembrane:2 (i31-53o117-141i)), translating into MPADLEHSSSSEAESLLGRGQRRMKRFFDGFVDFAFQGNILQIAFGLILANIFTDLVKSFVSAILMPPLSVIFPVNKNIEQKFAVLRYGSGYNATTGYNTLFQAQEDGAVVMAYGSFIYQVVSFIMVGFSLYGLAHIYTLVSNDPIIKYTKKCKYCRKRINEKCLRCINCTSWQDGREDRLAT
- a CDS encoding uncharacterized protein (COG:S~EggNog:ENOG503P21D~TransMembrane:4 (i7-29o182-203i224-249o274-294i)), whose amino-acid sequence is MQQIARFLVLAPLVLALVSFVLTSLTLFAGQKKGFMEDYAVVRLNTSMVGHNVLNKSDKSKGGDDGVLGSVKGWIDDKKDAAKDKINDVTGNVADKLAGKLGISEWYSLHIMDSCDGSFSPSPTAEDVTLTVTNCSSASPAHRLNLTDMLNHGLGVGPLKLNLADIDWPDGVQDKLDVLNDALLGLFVLYALAMGFSGLAMFANTAALVLPPQGPPPFSYRPPVVLANLVLGALGALSCLIGSIVVSVAGRKGVREINDKGARVGLSAERGTKFYVLTWISTGFMMGVAVFWLAQFMALRRKKAAAVQQSEKGMD
- a CDS encoding uncharacterized protein (SECRETED:SignalP(1-21~SECRETED:cutsite=ALA-AD~SECRETED:prob=0.8124)~COG:S~EggNog:ENOG503P7K8) yields the protein MARSLAALLAATTALAGAALAADSGSSSTTTVVPVLFPLFDKQDLVGSVVDAEPKLTTFAVACAPGVKPEDCGFPGTFTVLQGPETWSLSFGVSMSLGDSSTVAAQDANCKLDAAKDVATCVATESQLDGETTMQTSTSEVLTGYKSLMIPVTVTAGLDKLSAPAPGATQTDAQAKPTTGASSTGASTGASASVSATASGSGAAAKSSSASSTTTTNAAGPAVTQNAVLAGVAAVVGGAMMM